ACTGATGAAGCAGGGCAATACGGATGAGGCGGCGTGTGTGTTGTTTTCGACACTCGAAGGGGTTCGAATAACCTCCCGTTTGGTTTCACCGTTTATGCCGTTTGTCGCTGATGAGATAGATAAGCAACTTGGTATCGAAAAGCCTGTCTTAGATCCCCGTTGGCTAGAGGTTGAGAAATTTGGATTACTTTCGGCTGGGCATCAATATGGCGCTCCGCAGCCAATCTTCCCGCGTATTGATTTAAAAGCATTGCCGAGTGAAGAAGTTCAAGGTAATAAAAAAGAGGTTGAAGTAAAAGTGAGTGAAGAACAACAAATTCCCCCGGTTTCAGAGGCAACCCAACCGGCGCCGTCAGATTTAATTAGTATTGATGATTTCAAAAAGGTTCAGCTTAAAGTCGCGCGAATTACTCAAGCCGAACTTCATCCGAATGCCAATAAGTTATTGAAGCTGACTATAGATGTCGGCAATGAAACCCGCACATTGGTCGCCGGAATTGCCGAAACCTATACTCCTGAACAGCTTATAGGCAAGGAAATCATAGTATTGGTGAACTTAAAGCCTGCTGTCATAAGAGGTGTTGAGTCACAGGGTATGCTCCTCGCCGCCGATCTCGGAGGTAAAGCAATTGTCTTAACTCCTGATCAAGAAGTTCCCCCCGGGTCACCCATTCGATAATAAAAAGGGCGGGCCAAAGGCCCGCCCTTTTTAGCGTGTAAGTAATTAACTTTGTTCGACTTTAACCCACTTGCGCTCGTTGGAGCTTATCTCAACTGCTTCTAGGACAGCTTGGTTTTTGAGGCCATCATAGAAGTTCGGGCTTGGGAGTTCGCCTTTGGCGATTGCCTGATAAGCATCATAGACCGTGTGGATGAACGTGTGCTCATAACCGATACCATGCCCTGCCGGCCACCAATTGGAGACATAGGGGTGCGGGCCGTCGGTTACGTTGATGTTGCGGAAGCCCTGAAGATTCGCAGGATCATCACGGAACATCACTTCTAGTT
Above is a genomic segment from bacterium containing:
- a CDS encoding gfo/Idh/MocA family oxidoreductase codes for the protein LEVMFRDDPANLQGFRNINVTDGPHPYVSNWWPAGHGIGYEHTFIHTVYDAYQAIAKGELPSPNFYDGLKNQAVLEAVEISSNERKWVKVEQS